The Streptomyces sp. NBC_00286 nucleotide sequence GGACACGGATCGGACAACCCCGGAAAAGGACGTGACGCCAGAGGTTCTTCCTCCAGCGGCCACCCCTGATGATGCCGTTACCGAGGCTTCTGGCGAGGACAGTGCGGCCGACGAAAGGCCCGCCGCCTCGCAGACCACCGCTGAGGCCGCAGCCGAACCGGCTGAACCCATTGAGGCCGCCACCGAAGAGAAAGCCCCCGCTGAACGCGCCGAACCCGCTGCAGCCGCCACCGACGAGAAGGCCCCCGCGGGCGACGCCGACGCCCCCGAGGAAGCTCCGGCCGACGCCACCCCCGATGCCCCGTCCGACGCCCCGGCGGACCCCGCCACCCCCCGCCGCTGGCGCGACAGAAACCCGACCGCCGCACGCTACGTCGGCTGGACGATCACGGCCCTCTCCCTCGGCCTCGTATGCTTCGCGCTCCTCATGCCGACCTCGATGGAAGCCTTCCGGCCGGGAATCTTCGTCCGCATACCCGTGGAGGCGATCCTCGGCGCCGGCGTCCTGATCTTCCTGCCGCGCAAACCACGGCTGGTGGCGGCGGTCCTCGCCGGTCTGGGCCTCGGCGTGGTGACCGTGCTGAACATCCTCGACATCGGCTTCAACATGTTCCTCGGCCGAGGCTTCAACGTGGTCCTCGACTGGGTCCTGTTCGACGACGCGAAGGCCTATCTCGAGGACTCGATGGGCAGCGTCGGCACGATCGCCGCCGTCATCGGGGTCGTCGTCCTCGTCCTGGTCATACTCGCCGTGATGACTCTGGCGGTGCTCCGGCTGAGCAACGTCCTGGCCCGCGACCGGGACCAGGCCACCCGTACCACCGTGCTGATCGGAACCGCTTGGGTCACCTGCGCGGCGCTCGGCCTCCAGCTCGCCGGCACGCCGCTCGCCGCCAGAAGCACGGTTGCCCTGGTCGAGGACCGGGTGAAGCGGGTGCGTGCCACCATCAAGGACGAGGCGGCGTTCGCCAAGGAGGCCAAGAAGGACAAGTTCGGCAACACGCCGGGCGACCAGCTGCTCACCGGCCTGCGCGGCAAGGACGTCATTTTCACCTTCATCGAGAGCTACGGCCGCAGCGCCATCGAGGACGAGGACATCGCACCCGGCGTCAACGCGACGCTCACCGCCAAGAACGAGGATCTGGCCAAGGCCGGGTTCGCCGCCAAGAGCGGCTGGCTCAAGTCGTCGACCTACGGCGGCAACAGCTGGCTCGGCCACTCCACGTTCCTGTCGGGCCTGTGGATCAACAACCAGAACCGCTACCGCGTCGTCACCGCCGGCGAGCACCTGACCCTCACGGGGGCCTTCCAGCGCACCGGCGCCTGGCGGACGGTGGGCGTCATGCCGGGCGTCCAGAAGAACTGGCCGGAGGGCAAGTTCTACGGCCTCGACAAGGTCTACGACTCCCGGGACCTCGGCTACAAGGGCCCCAAGTTCAGCTGGTCGACGATGCCCGACCAGTACGCCCTGAAGGCCTTCGAGGAGCGGGAGCACGGCAAGAAGCAGGACAAGCCGCTCATGTCGCAGATCATCCTGACGTCCAGCCACCAGCCCTGGGCGCCCCTGCCCGAGACGGTGCCCTGGGACCAGGTCGGCGACGGCTCCGTCTACAAGGACATCCAGAAGGCCGGCAAGAAGCCCGGAGACGTCTTCTACGACTCCGAGAAGGCGACGGAGGAGTACGGCAAATCCATCCAGTACTCCGTGACCAGCCTGATCGACTACGTCACGAAGTACGGCAGCAAGGACACCGTGCTCGTCTTCCTCGGCGACCACCAGCCGATGGCCAAGGTCAGCGGCAGCAAGGCCAGCCGGGACGTGCCGATCTCGATCGTCGCCCAGGACAAGTCCGTACTGGACAAGATCGACGACTGGAACTGGACGGACGGCCTCAAGCCCGAAAAGGACGCCCCCGTCTGGCGGATGGACTCCTTCCGCGACCGCTTCCTGACGGCGTACGGCTCACAGCCCAACCCCTCCAAGTAGCTAGCCCTCAAGGGACTTGAGCCCAAAGACCCGTACGACCGGTCAGGCCCCTGTCGCGCGCAGGTCCACGATCCGCTTGATCTTCCCCTCCGACCGCTCCAGCGACTCCGGTTCGACGATCTCGACCGCGACCGAGACGCCGATGCCGTCCTTCACGGCCGCCGCGATGGCGTGCGCGGCCCTGTCGCGGACCTCCGGAGTGGCGCCGGCCCGAGCCTCGGCGCGCACGGTGAGCGCGTCGAGGCGGCCCTCGCGCTCGGGTGCGGGTGACCGGGGGCTCAGTGGTTCGCTTCCTCCGCCACCGACCGCGCCCAGCGGTAGTCCGCCTTGCCGCTCGGGGAGCGTTGGATGGAGGCGGTGAGCACCAGTTGGCGGGGGATCTTGTAGCCGGCGAGACGGGCGCGGCAGTGGGTCTGGATGTCGTCCAGGGACAGGCGCTGCGCGCCGTCGCGCAGTTGCACCACCGCCGCCACGTGGTTGCCCCACTTCTCGTCGGGGACTCCGGCCACCAGCGCGTCGTACACGTCCGGATGGGCCTTGAGGGCCTGCTCGACCTCCTCCGGGTAGACCTTCTCGCCTCCGGTGTTGATGCACTGGGAGCCGCGGCCGAGGACGGTGACGACTCCCTCCTCGTCGACGGTCGCCATGTCGCCGAGAAGGACCCAGCGCTCGCCGTCCTTCTGGAAGAAGGTCTCGGCGGTTTTCTTGGGGTCGTTGTAATAGCCGAGCGGGACATGTCCGCGCTGTGCGACGCGGCCCGGTTCGCCGACCGCGACCGGCTCGTACGTCGCTGGATCCACCACCTGCGTACGGGAGTTGACGCGCACCCGGAAGCCCTTGTCCGGGCCGGAGTCCTCCGTCGCCGTGCCGTTGAAGCCGGACTCCGAGGAACCGAAGTTGTTGAGCAGCATCACGTTCGGCATGAGCGCCTGGAACTGTTCGCGCACCGTGTCCGACATGATCGCGCCGGAGGACGAGACGCTGAACATGGACGAGCAGTCCGTCCCCTTCATGGGGCCGTTGAGCGCGTCGATCAGCGGCCGCAGCATCGCGTCGCCGACCAGCGACATGCTGGTGACCTTCTCCTTCTCGATGGTGCGCAGGACTTCCTCGGGCACGAACTTGCGGTGGATCACCACGCGTTGGCCGAAGTTGAAGCCGATGAAGGCGGTGAGGGTCGACGTGCCGTGCATCAGCGGTGCAGCGGGGAGGAACGTGATCCCGTCACCGCCGGCCGCGACCCGCTCGGCCAGCTCTTCCGGCTTCTTGACCGGCTCTCCGGTCGGGGCGCCGCCGCCCAAACCCGAGAAGAACAGGTCCTCCTGACGCCACATCACGCCCTTGGGCATGCCGGTCGTGCCGCCGGTGTAGATGATGAACTGGTCGTCGGCCGAGCGCGGCGCGAAGTCCCGCTCGGCGGACCCTGAGGCCTCGGCCTTGGCGAAGTCCACCGCGGACAGGGTCGGAGCGTCCGGAGCCGGGGCCCCCACGCGCACCAGATGCCGCAGCTTCTCCGCGCGCGGCAGCGCCCCCGCCACCCGCTCGGTGAACTCCGCGTCGAAGACCAGGGCCACCAGATCCGCGTCACGGTAGAGGTAGACCAACTCTTCTTCCACGTAGCGGTAGTTGACGTTGACCGGCACGATCCGCGCCTTCAGGCAGCCGAGCACGGTCTGCAGATATTCGACGCTGTTGTAGAGGTGCAGCCCGAGGTGCTCACCGGGGCGTACGCCGCTGTCGATCAGGTGGTGCGCGATGCGGTTGGCCGCCGCGTCCAGTTCGGCGTAAGTGAGTCGGCGCTCCGCGCCCGTGCCGGGGTGGTCGATGTACACGAGCGCCTCGCGGTCGGGCACCACGTCGACGATCGACTCGAACAGGTCGGCAAGGTTGTACTCCACCGCTCCTCCTGACCCCGGCAAACGATCGACAAGACGATTCAGAGATGCATGTGTCCTTCGGTTCGACGTCATCAGAGCAAAGCCCGCCCCAACTGTGAAGGGTCCGCGCAGAAGAAATCTGACTGCGTGTCAGAAAACCCTTGAACTGCCCCGGCACCTACTGCAACCTGTTCTCGTCCCGAGACAGGAGGACCGTCATGGGTGGGACCGAACACCTCACCGTGCAGCGCGAAGGCGCCACACTGGTACTCACACTCAACAGGCCCGAGGCCAAGAACGCCCTCTCGTTGCCGATGCTGGTCGGCCTCTACGACGGCTGGGTCGAGGCCGACGAGGACGACGCGATCCGCTCGATCGTGTTCACCGGCGCGGGCGGCACGTTCTGCGCGGGCATGGATCTCAAGGCCCTGGCCGGCAAAGGCATGGAGGGGCAGCAGTACCGGGACCGGCTCAAGGCCGACCCCGATCTGCACTGGAAGGCGATGCTGCGGCATCGCCGGCCGCGGAAGCCGGTGATCGCCGCGGTTGAGGGCCACTGTGTGGCCGGCGGTACCGAGATGCTGCAGGGCACCGATATCCGGGTCGCGGGGGAGTCCGCGACCTTTGGGCTCTTCGAGGTGAAGCGTGGGCTGTTTCCGATCGGGGGCTCGACGGTGCGGCTGCAGCGGCAGATTCCGAGGACTCATGCGCTGGAGATGTTGCTGACCGGGCGGGCGTACTCGGCTCGGGAGGCCGCCGACATCGGGCTGATCGGGCATGTCGTGCCCGATGGAACGGCTCTGGAGAAGGCCCTTGCCATTGCCGAGCAGATCAATGCGTGTGGACCGTTGGCCGTTGAGGCGGTGAAGGCCTCTGTGTACGAGACCGCTGAGATGACCGAGGTTGATGGGCTGGCTGCCGAGCTGAAGCGGGGGTGGCCGATCTTCGATACGGCTGATGCGAAGGAGGGTTCGCGCGCCTTTGCCGAGAAGCGGCCGCCGGTGTACCGGCGAGAGTAACTCCGTTGGTACGGCAGTCCGACACCTGCGGGTTCGTTGTGGCTGGTCGCGCAGTTCCCCGCGCCCCTAATGGGGCGCTGGTCGCACCCCACGTTTCACAGCCCGCGCCGCCGACAGCCCGCGCCCCCTACGGGGCGGCCCCCTCCAAGGGCCCTGCCCCCCGTCCCCCGAGGAGACCCCGTGCCCGAAGTGCTCAAAGCCCCCCTCGTCGTCGAGTTTCCCTTCACCCGCTCCCTCGGCCCTGTCCAGAGCGCCTTCCTCACCGGTCTGCGCGAGCGGGTCGTCCTTGGTGTGAAGACCGGCGACGGCAGGACCCTCGTCCCGCCCGTCGAGTACGACCCCGTCACCTCCGAGGAGATCCGGAACCTCGTCGAGGTGGCTCCTACCGGCACCGTCACCACCTGGGCCTGGAACCATGCCCCTCGCCGCGGTCAGCCCCTGGACACCCCCTTCGCCTGGGTTCTGGTGAAGCTCGACGGGGCCGACGCCTCCCTCCTGCACGCTCTGGACGCCCCCGGCCCCGATGCCGTACGTACCGGGATGCGCGTCCGTATCCGGTGGGCCGAGGAACGGTCCGGCGCCATCACGGACATCGCCTGCTTCGAGCCGTACGACAGGGCGGAAGCACCCGAACCCGCCGGTCACGACGGGCAGTTCGAGGACATGGTGACCGGCATCGTCGCCCCCGCCCGCCTCGACTACACCTACTCACCCGGCCGCGCCCAGTCCGGCTACATCAACGCGCTCTCCGACCGGCGGATCGTCGGCGAACGCTGCCCGTCCTGCCGCAAGGTGTACGTCCCGCCGAGGGGTGCGTGTCCCACCTGCGGGGTGGCCACCGTGGAGGAGGTCGAGGTGGGGCCGGGAGGCACGGTCACCACGTTCTGCATCGTGAACATCAAGGCGAAGAACCTGGACATCGAAGTCCCGTACGTCTACGGGCACATCGCGCTCGACGGCGCCGACCTCGCGCTGCACGGCCGTATCGGCGGAATTCCCTACGACCAGGTGCGCATGGGGCTGCGGGTCGAGCCGGTGTGGACGGACGGTGGCCGCTATCCCGACCACTACCGGCCGACCGGGGAGCCCGACGCGGACTACGACACGTACAAGGAGCTGGTGTGATGCGTGAGATCGCCGTGGTCGCCTTCGGGCAGACCGATCACCGGCGCACCAGTGACGAGTTCTCCGAGGTGGAGATGCTCATGCCGGTGCTGCATGACGTTCTCGACCGGACGGGCATGAAGACCAGCGACATCGGCTTCACCTGCTCCGGCTCCACGGACTATCTCGCGGGCCGCGCCTTCTCCTTCACCATGGCGCTCGACGGGGTCGGTGCCTGGCCGCCGATCTCCGAGTCGCATGTCGAGATGGACGGGGCGTGGGCGTTGTACGAGGCCTGGACGAAGCTCCTCACCGGGGACGCCGACACGGCGCTCGTGTACTCGTACGGCAAGTCCTCACCCGGCTCCGTACGCGATGTGCTGACCCGGCAGCTCGACCCGTACTACGTGGCGCCCCTGTGGCCGGACTCCGTGGCCCTGGCCGCCCTTCAGGCGCAGGCACTCATCGACGCGGGGGAGACGGACGAGCCCGCGCTCGCCTCCGTCGCCGCCCGCAGTCGTGAGGACGCGCGCGCCAACTCCCATGCCCAGCTGAGGGGTTCGGTGCCGCAGGGGGAGTACCTCGTACGTCCGCTCCGTACCGGCGACTGCCCGCCCATCGGCGACGGGGCTGCGGCCGTGATCCTCGCGGCGGGAGAGCGGGCCCGTGAGCTGTGCGAGCGGCCCGCCTGGATCCGGGGGATCGATCACCGTATCGAGGCGCATGGTCTCGGCGTGCGTGATCTGACCGACTCACCGTCCACGCGGCTCGCCGCCGAGAAGGCGGGCGCCTTCGAACGGCCCGTCGACACCGCCGAGTTGCACGCGCCCTTCACCTCCCAGGAGGTGGTCCTGCGTAAGGCGCTGCGGCTGGGCGAGGACGTCGCGGTCAACCCCTCCGGGGGAGCGCTCGCCACCAACCCGATCATGGCCGCCGGGCTCATACGCATCGGTGAGGCCGCGGCCCGTATCCACCGCGGCGAGTCCGAGCGCGCGCTCGCGCACGCCACTTCAGGACCGTGTCTGCAGCAGAACCTGGTTGCCGTACTCGAAGGGGAGGCCCGATGAGCAAGGAGCCCGTGGCCGTCGTCGGGGTCGGCCAGACCAAGCATGTCGCCGCGCGCCGGGATGTGTCCATTGCGGGACTCGTCCGCGAGGCCGCCCAACGCGCCCTGGACGACGCCGAGTTGACGTGGGCGGACATCGACGCCGTCGTCATCGGCAAGGCGCCCGACTTCTTCGAGGGCGTCATGATGCCCGAGCTGTACCTTGCCGACGCCCTCGGCGCGGTCGGCAAACCCATGCTGCGCGTGCACACCGCGGGATCCGTCGGCGGCTCAACCGCGCTCGTCGCCACGAACCTGATCGCCGGACGCGTCCACGGCACCGTCCTGACCCTGGCTTACGAAAAACAGTCCGAGTCGAACGCCATGTGGGGTCTGTCCCTGCCGATCCCCTTCCAGCAGCCGCTGCTGGCCGGCGCGGGCGGCTTCTTCGCCCCGCACGTACGCGCCTATATGCGGCGCACCGGCGCACCCGACTCCGTCGGCTCCCTGGTCGCGTACAAGGACCGCCGCAACGCGCTCAAGAACCCGTACGCGCATCTGCACGAGCACGACATCACGCTGGAGAAGGTCCAGGCCTCGCCCATGCTGTGGGACCCGATCCGCTACTCCGAGACCTGCCCGTCCTCGGACGGCGCCTGCGCGATGGTGCTCACCGACCGTGCGGGGGCGGCCCGTTCGCCCCGGCCGCCCGCCTGGATGCACGGCGGCGCGATGCGCTCCGAGCCGACCATGTTCGCGGGCAAGGACAGCGTCTCGCCGCAGGCCGGCAAGGACTGCGCGGCCGACGTGTACCAGCAGGCGGGGATCACCGACCCGCGCCGGGAGATCGACGCCGTGGAGATGTATGTGCCGTTCTCCTGGTACGAGCCCATGTGGCTTGAGAATCTCGGGTTCGCCGCCGAGGGCGAAGGCTGGAAACTCACCGAGTCCGGAGTGACGGAACTCGACGGGGACCTGCCCGTCAACATGTCCGGCGGTGTCCTGTCCACGAATCCGATCGGTGCGTCCGGCATGATCCGCTTCGCGGAAGCGGCCCTTCAGGTTCGCGGCCAAGCGGGAGAACACCAGGTCGACGGGGCGCGCAGGGCGCTGGGGCACGCCTACGGCGGCGGCTCCCAGTTCTTCTCGATGTGGCTGGTGGGGGCCGAACCGCCCACCTCCTGAACTGTGGCCCTCACGTGGCCTGTGCCTGGCGGGACCCGATCGCTAGGCTGGCCGCGGACGACGAACCGGGAGGAGCACGGACGTGGCCGAGAGCACCATCCAGCAGCATCCGCTCGCAGGCTGGGACAAGCCGGAGCTTGACCTCAGCAATGCCGACTGGCGCTCCAGCAGCCGTGGGCTGGGGGATGTCCAGATCGCCTTTGTCGAGGGCTTCATCGCAATGCGCAACAGTGGCCGCCCCGAAAGCCCTTCCCTGATCTTCACGCCCGCGGAGTGGGGCGCGTTCGTGTCGGGGGCACGGGAGGGGGAGTTCGACCTCACCTGACGCACGGCAGAGGGATGTTTTCGTCCTCGTTCCCGGACACGCGGTCTTCTCTCCCGACCTGGGGCCATGCCTGAGTGAAGGTGGCTCCGGAGAACAGACGGCGTTGTTCCGGAGGCGAGTCATCCCATGAGCACCCTGCCCGTCATCGCGGCGGTCGACGGTTCGGACGACAGCCTGCGCGCTCTGGAGTGGGCCTTTGACGCCGCCCGGATGCGCGGAGCGCCGTTGTGCGTCGTCCATGTGCGGCAGTACGCGCCCTGGGCCACGCCCGAGGTCCTGCCCGCCGCGCCGCCGGAGCCGGACGAGGACCCGGTCCTGCGAGGCGTACGCACCCGCCTGGAGAGCCGGACGGAGCGGCCGGCGACGGAGTACGCCGTACTGGAGGGCGCCCCCGCGGCGGTACTCCCCGAACTCGGCTCCGCCGCCCAGCTGTTGGTGCTCGGCTCCCGTGGCCGCGGCGGCTTCGCCAGTCTGATCCTCGGCTCGAACAGCATGGCCGCCGCGCGTGACGCGGAGTGCCCCGTCGTCGTGGTGCCCCGGCCCGGACGCCAGGTGCACGCGAACGGTCCCGCCGAACCGGGCCCGCGCGTGGTGGTCGGCCTGCACGTCGACGGCCCCGACGAGGCGAGCCTCGCCTTCGCGTTCGCCGAGGCCGCCCGCCGCGCGGCCCGCGTGCATGTGGTCGCGGCCTACGCGTGGCCGCTCCAGATGTGGGCCGTCCCCGGCGACTTCATCACCACCTCCACCATCGACCAGCAGGCCATCGAAACCGGCACCCGAACCCTGGCCGACGGCTTCGTGGCCCCGCATCGCGAACGGCACCCCGACGTCCGCGTCGATGTGCAGGTGGCACCGGGCGACGCCGCCGGACACCTGGTCGCTGCCTCCCAGGACGCCGACCTCATGGTGGTGGGCCGCCACCGCCGACGCCTACTGGCCCCCATCCGCATGATCGGCTCGGTCACCCAGGCGGTACTGCTGCATGCGGCGAGCCCGGTGGCGGTGGTGCCACCGGCCGGCGAGTCGACCGGTGAGGCAAGCTGAGCCGCCACCTCACCACAGCACGACACATCCACTCCCTTCGAGGTCCCGCCGCACTCCGGCCGGGACCTCGACGGCGTTCCATCGCAGGTCCAGCTTTTCCAGCGACGGCAACTCCGCGATCCAGGAAGGCAGTTCGCTGATCCGATTGGCCCGCAGGTCTAGCCGCCGCAACAAGGGCAGCTCGCGCAGCGCTTCGGGCACGGCTGTGAACTCGTTCTCGCGCAGCTCGAGTTCCCGCAGTTCCCGCAGATCGCGTACGGAGTCGGGGAGCGCCGTGAGCTGATTGCCGCGCAGCCACAGCTCGCGCAGCGATGCCAACTCGCCAAGCGAGGCGGGCAGTTCGATGAGCAGGTTGTGCTGGGCGCGCAGCTCCACCAGGCCCGTCATCGATCCCAGGGACTCCGGCAGCGCGGTGAGGCGGTTCTCGCCGGCGTTGAGGTAGGCAAGCCGGGTGAGACGGCCCAACGACTCGGGCAGCGCGGTGAGTTGGTTGTCGTGCAGATAGAGGAAGCGCGTGAGGCCTGTCAGGTCACCCAGCTCGTCGGGGACCTCGGTGAGGCGGTTGTGCCCGAGATCCAGCGTGTGCAGCGTGCTGAGGGTGCCGATTCGGGCGGGCACTTCGGTGAGTGCGTTCTCCGGCAGCAGCAGGACTTCCGGTGCGGGATGCTCCCACACCTCGTCGGGTACGCGATCGAGCCGACCGCGCCAGTAGTCGAGTACACCTTGTCTGATCATGGCCACGGCAACTGTAGCCAGTCTCGCTGCCACTCGCTGGGGGCACGTGCTTCGTTGGGGGGCGCGGGGCTGTGACCGGCCACATCCGGCCCGCAGCGGAGAAGCGACCGGTTTCGGGGGCCAGGGGCGGTGTCCTCAGGCCTCCCCCTCCACCCGAGCGGAGCGTCGTCGCGCCCCGACTTGCACGTACCATGGCGACATGTCCTTCCTCCGCCGCCGCAGTGCTACGCCCGCCGGGCCCGACTTCGATGTTCTGGCCATGGACCCGGGGGACTGGCCGGGCAATCTCGGTGCGGGCCTGCTGCCCGCGCCCGACGGCAGTTGCCAGGGTGTGTTCCTGCGTTACGACCTCTTTGGTGGCCGTGGGCCTGCGATGATCATCGGGAATCTGCCGGAGGGCTCTCCGGCTCGGGACGTCGGCGAGGACGAGATCCCGTTCGAGGTGGCTCAGCTGCTGCTGGCGCTGGAGAACGACGAGGAGGTCACCGTCGTCGGGGCCGAGGACACGCCGGTGATGCAGGGGGACAACCTCCTGATCGTGCGCCGCCTCAAGCTATCCGAGGCGCGGATCTCCTGTGTGCAGTTCGACCGCAGCGACGGCGTCCTGGTGACCATCGCCGCCTGGGACCGGCCCATCACCGACGATCTGTACGCGCTGCTGAAGCCGCTGCCCGCGGAGCTGTTCCAGCAGGGCTGAAATCGACGATCGACGGCCCTCTTGTCCCTCTTGTGCGGGACTTGTCCTAGCGGAGTTGTTCGGGATTCCGCACGCTGCGTCATGACTATTGTCAGCAGGTGATCGGACCTTTAGCGTCCTGAGCCATGTCGCATGAGCTGCATGATTCACGTGAGTCGCATGAGATATCCCGAAGAACCACGTTGAAGACGACAGTTGGCGGGGCGGTCGGTCTGGCTCTGGGCGGGAGCCTCGTCACAGAAGGAGTGGCCGCCGCCGACTCCTCCGATGTATCGCGGCAGGAGCCGATGGGGCTGTGGTACGCCTCTCCGGCCGCCGACTGGGAACGCGAGGCCCTGCCCATCGGCAACGGCGCCCTCGGCGCCACGGTGTTCGGCGCGCTCGCCTCCGAGCGGCTTCAGTTCAACGAGAAGACCCTGTGGACCGGCGGCCCCGGATCGGCCCAGGGTTACGACCATGGCAACTGGCGCGAGGCACGGCCGGGCGCGATCACTGCCATGCAGGACGAGCTCGACGCGAAGACCCGGCTCGACCCGGAGAGCGTTGCCGACAAGCTGGGGCAGCCGCGTGTCGGGTACGGCGCCCATCAGACCTTCGGCGATCTGTACCTCGACATCCCAGACGCGCCGACGGCCACCCCGGACTCGTACCGCCGGGAACTCGACATCTCCAACGCCGTCGCGACGGTCGTCTATACCCACCAACAGGTGCGCCACCAAAGGGAGTTCTTCGCCTCCTACCCAGACGGTGTGATCGTGGGGCGGCTCAGCGCGGACCGCCCCGGCAAGGTCACCTTCACCCTGCGCTACGCCTCGCCCCGCAGCGACTTCACGGTCACCGCGGCGGGCGGGCGGCTCACGGTGCGCGGCGCGCTGAAGGACAACGGGCTGCGCTTCGAGGCCCAGGTCCGGGTACGCAGCGAAGGCGGCACCGTCACCTCGAACGCCGACGGCACGATCACCGTGACGGGGGCCGACAGCGCCTGGTTCGTGCTGGCCGCGGGTACGGACTACGCCGACACGTACCCCGACTACCGCGGCGAGGATCCGCACGCCGCCGTCACCCGGACCATCGACAGGGTCGGCGAGCGCTACCAGTCCCTCGTCGTCCGCCATGTCCGCGACCACCGCGCCCTGTTCAACCGGGTCACCCTGTACATCGGCCAGAGCGTCCCCGCCGATGTGCCCACGAACCGGCTCCTCGCGAACTACACCGGCGGCGCGAACTCCGCGGACCGAGCCCTGGAAGCCCTCTACTTCCAGTACGGCCGCTACCTCCTCATCGCCTCCTCGCGCCCCGGCTCACTGCCGGCCAACCTCCAGGGCGTCTGGAACAACAGCACCTCGCCCCCGTGGTCGGCGGACTACCACACCAACATCAACATCCAGATGAACTACTGGCTCGCCGAGGCCGCGAACCTCGCCGAGACGACAGCCCCGTACGACCGCTTCGTGGAAGCCCTGCGCGCACCGGGGCGCCGTACCGCCAAGGAGATGTTCGGTTCGCGCGGCTGGGTCGTGCACAACGAGACCAACCCGTACGGCTTCACCGGCGTGCATGACTGGGCGACCGCCTTCTGGTTCCCCGAGGCGGCGGCGTG carries:
- a CDS encoding leucine-rich repeat domain-containing protein translates to MIRQGVLDYWRGRLDRVPDEVWEHPAPEVLLLPENALTEVPARIGTLSTLHTLDLGHNRLTEVPDELGDLTGLTRFLYLHDNQLTALPESLGRLTRLAYLNAGENRLTALPESLGSMTGLVELRAQHNLLIELPASLGELASLRELWLRGNQLTALPDSVRDLRELRELELRENEFTAVPEALRELPLLRRLDLRANRISELPSWIAELPSLEKLDLRWNAVEVPAGVRRDLEGSGCVVLW
- a CDS encoding glycosyl hydrolase family 95 catalytic domain-containing protein, yielding MGLWYASPAADWEREALPIGNGALGATVFGALASERLQFNEKTLWTGGPGSAQGYDHGNWREARPGAITAMQDELDAKTRLDPESVADKLGQPRVGYGAHQTFGDLYLDIPDAPTATPDSYRRELDISNAVATVVYTHQQVRHQREFFASYPDGVIVGRLSADRPGKVTFTLRYASPRSDFTVTAAGGRLTVRGALKDNGLRFEAQVRVRSEGGTVTSNADGTITVTGADSAWFVLAAGTDYADTYPDYRGEDPHAAVTRTIDRVGERYQSLVVRHVRDHRALFNRVTLYIGQSVPADVPTNRLLANYTGGANSADRALEALYFQYGRYLLIASSRPGSLPANLQGVWNNSTSPPWSADYHTNINIQMNYWLAEAANLAETTAPYDRFVEALRAPGRRTAKEMFGSRGWVVHNETNPYGFTGVHDWATAFWFPEAAAWLTGQMYEHYRFGGSTDYLRRTAYPVMKEAAEFWLDNLRTDPRDGTLVVTPSYSPEHGDFTAGAAMSQQIVYDLLTNTLEAAGILGDSPAFRRSLEKALAEVDPGLRIGSWGQLQEWKADLDDPDDEHRHVSHLYALHPGRQIEPGTKWADAAKVSLTARGDGGTGWSKAWKINFWARLRDGDHAHKMLGEQLKFSTLPNLWDTHPPFQIDGNFGATSGMVEMLLQSQYDVIEVLPALPATWPDGSVRGLRARGGATVDIDWVDGRATRVALVASRTRRLTVRSGLLPEGEVTFKAVAGRRYVWGEEG